In Hymenobacter sublimis, a single genomic region encodes these proteins:
- a CDS encoding MFS transporter has protein sequence MSTSATPRHDPYAALRIPDFRRLISARAAMVMATQIQGVVVSWQMFKLTNDPLALGLIGLAEAIPSIVVSLYAGHVADSVRRKNIIVSAVAVLLLCSVSLWLLSRPAGLTLLQKDAFYTLPLYAVIFVSGIARGFLGPALFSFMPQLLPDRQVLSNAITWNSTTWQASSVIGPAIGGLIVGLAGRHQTDAGISTAYAVDAVLMAVALSIFISIAGRPLPAREGEKLSLKESLLSGVQFIFGNQLVLAALSLDLFAVLFGGAVALLPIFADDILKVGAEGLGYLRAAPAVGSVLMAMSLTYFPIRKWAGRKLLWAVAGFGLATIGFALSTNFWLSLGLLFLTGVFDSVSVIVRSTLLHTFTPEHMKGRVSAVNNIFIGSSNEIGSFESGAAAKLLGVVNSVVFGGAMTLVVVAITTLKANKLRKLDLTPQPQKA, from the coding sequence ATGTCCACTTCTGCTACCCCTCGCCATGATCCTTACGCCGCCCTGCGCATTCCTGATTTTCGGCGGCTGATTTCGGCCCGCGCGGCCATGGTAATGGCCACCCAGATTCAAGGGGTAGTGGTGAGCTGGCAGATGTTCAAGCTCACGAACGACCCGCTGGCTCTGGGCCTGATTGGGTTAGCCGAGGCCATTCCTAGCATTGTGGTGTCCTTGTACGCCGGCCATGTGGCCGATTCAGTACGCCGCAAAAACATTATCGTGTCAGCGGTGGCGGTATTGCTGCTCTGTTCGGTCTCGTTGTGGCTACTGTCGCGGCCAGCGGGGCTGACGTTGTTGCAGAAAGACGCTTTTTATACGCTACCCCTGTACGCGGTTATTTTCGTGAGCGGCATTGCCCGGGGCTTTTTGGGTCCGGCTTTGTTTTCATTTATGCCCCAGTTGCTCCCCGACCGGCAGGTGCTGTCCAACGCCATTACCTGGAACAGTACTACCTGGCAGGCGTCTTCCGTAATCGGACCGGCTATTGGGGGCCTAATTGTGGGCTTGGCCGGCCGGCACCAAACCGACGCTGGTATTTCTACGGCCTACGCCGTGGATGCCGTGCTAATGGCGGTGGCACTTAGTATTTTTATCAGCATTGCGGGCCGGCCCCTGCCGGCACGGGAGGGCGAGAAGCTCAGCCTGAAGGAAAGTCTACTGAGTGGGGTACAATTCATCTTTGGGAACCAGTTGGTGCTAGCCGCCTTGTCCTTGGATTTGTTTGCGGTGCTGTTTGGCGGAGCCGTGGCCCTGTTGCCCATCTTCGCCGATGATATTCTAAAAGTTGGGGCCGAAGGGCTGGGGTATCTGCGGGCTGCGCCGGCCGTTGGCTCGGTACTGATGGCCATGAGCCTTACGTACTTTCCCATTCGGAAGTGGGCCGGGCGCAAGCTGCTGTGGGCCGTGGCCGGCTTTGGCCTAGCCACCATCGGTTTTGCCCTATCCACCAACTTTTGGCTTTCCTTGGGGCTGCTGTTCCTAACCGGCGTCTTCGATTCCGTGTCAGTAATTGTGCGGTCTACGTTGCTGCACACCTTTACGCCGGAGCACATGAAAGGCCGCGTATCGGCCGTGAACAACATCTTTATTGGCTCGTCCAACGAAATTGGCTCGTTTGAGTCCGGGGCCGCGGCCAAACTACTGGGAGTGGTAAACTCCGTGGTATTTGGGGGCGCTATGACGTTGGTGGTTGTGGCAATTACGACCTTGAAAGCCAACAAACTGCGCAAGTTGGACCTGACGCCCCAGCCCCAGAAAGCATAG
- a CDS encoding SGNH/GDSL hydrolase family protein — MPYLLMRWVRAGALLLLFAVAAHHSRAQTPAINPAQWAAELRAFARQDSLAPPPRRPILFYGSSSIRKWETLRQDFPGQPVLNRGFGGSRFPDALYFFDKLVVAYQPRQVVLYEGDNDIGSGATAQEVFQSFLAFEKLMQQKLPKVPLVFLAIKPSPSRWALYPKVQEANRLIREYIAAHPKRLRFVDVATPMLGPNGRPRPELFVADSLHMTPAGYELWKGVVGKGLGKR, encoded by the coding sequence ATGCCTTACTTACTTATGCGCTGGGTGAGAGCCGGGGCGCTCCTACTGCTTTTCGCCGTTGCTGCCCACCATAGCCGGGCCCAGACTCCGGCCATCAACCCGGCTCAATGGGCCGCCGAGCTGCGCGCCTTCGCCCGCCAGGATAGTCTTGCGCCCCCGCCCAGGCGGCCTATTTTGTTTTACGGCAGCTCATCCATCCGGAAGTGGGAAACCTTGCGGCAAGACTTCCCAGGCCAGCCCGTGCTCAACCGTGGCTTTGGCGGCTCCCGCTTCCCCGATGCCCTGTACTTTTTCGACAAGCTGGTTGTCGCCTACCAGCCGCGGCAGGTTGTACTCTACGAGGGCGACAACGACATTGGGTCTGGGGCTACCGCGCAAGAAGTATTTCAGTCATTTTTAGCCTTTGAGAAGCTGATGCAGCAGAAGCTGCCCAAAGTGCCGCTGGTGTTTCTGGCCATTAAGCCCAGCCCCTCCCGTTGGGCGCTCTACCCGAAAGTGCAGGAAGCCAACCGCCTCATTCGGGAATACATTGCCGCCCACCCCAAACGCCTACGCTTCGTGGATGTGGCTACCCCCATGCTAGGGCCCAATGGCCGGCCCCGCCCGGAACTGTTCGTGGCGGACAGCCTGCACATGACGCCCGCAGGGTATGAGCTGTGGAAGGGGGTAGTAGGGAAAGGGTTGGGGAAGAGGTAG
- a CDS encoding ADP-ribosylglycohydrolase family protein: protein MTHVYSSLHDSFVACILGGAIGDAWGSSFENEVTPPAATFYLGGKPAVSRRWTITDDTQLTLATCEVLANGPFDPELLAEQFRVYYRQAKLVGLGASTLKAVREMEAGIHWTQTGRRGQYAAGNGAAMRVAPFAFYSATTRQHLYDACRITHQNEEAYVGSLAVYLAIKAATARTWNGRNNLISLILPELPDTNLKDRLLTINEYPRTATIADVAHLGNNGYVVNSVPFAIFCATKILDLGLAGLLQQLIATGGDTDTNASIAGQLAGALVGLAGIPTELLLKLERLPEYQWIKSIINQTLPSLE from the coding sequence ATGACTCATGTTTATTCTAGCCTGCACGATAGCTTCGTCGCGTGCATCTTGGGTGGCGCTATTGGAGATGCCTGGGGCAGCAGCTTTGAAAACGAGGTGACGCCACCTGCTGCTACCTTTTACCTAGGCGGCAAGCCGGCGGTATCCCGGCGTTGGACTATTACCGATGACACGCAACTCACGCTGGCAACTTGCGAAGTACTAGCTAATGGTCCTTTTGATCCGGAATTACTTGCAGAGCAGTTTCGGGTGTATTATCGGCAAGCAAAATTGGTTGGTCTGGGAGCCAGCACTCTAAAGGCTGTGCGCGAGATGGAGGCAGGAATCCACTGGACCCAAACCGGCCGGCGCGGGCAATATGCTGCCGGCAATGGGGCAGCCATGCGCGTGGCACCCTTTGCATTTTATTCCGCCACTACCCGGCAACACCTGTACGATGCCTGCCGCATCACCCACCAAAATGAGGAAGCTTATGTGGGCTCGTTAGCCGTGTACTTAGCCATTAAAGCTGCTACTGCGCGTACCTGGAATGGTCGCAACAACCTCATCAGCCTCATTCTTCCCGAACTGCCCGACACGAATCTGAAAGACCGGCTTCTGACAATAAATGAGTATCCGCGCACTGCTACTATTGCCGACGTAGCCCACTTAGGAAACAATGGCTACGTCGTAAACTCGGTGCCCTTTGCTATCTTTTGTGCCACCAAAATTCTCGACCTTGGATTAGCTGGCTTGTTGCAACAACTTATTGCTACCGGCGGCGACACGGATACGAACGCCTCCATTGCAGGTCAGCTCGCAGGAGCTTTGGTTGGATTGGCGGGAATACCAACAGAATTGCTTTTGAAGCTAGAGCGGTTGCCGGAATACCAATGGATTAAAAGCATCATCAACCAAACGCTTCCCTCACTTGAGTAG
- the gldB gene encoding gliding motility lipoprotein GldB, translating to MRTLLALLMAAGLGLTACSKGQENCELNPEVAKVSAPVALERLEKPFFQIKNPADAERFIQEHGLFARQFLQSGQYPTSVLSTTLARLATNAGLQKLGTQADTTFRAEQLQQQLQPMFQHIRYYFPSFRVPPVKTFVSGLSQDLFVNDSLLVISTDFFVGPKAAYRPNVPGYIQRRYTPEHVLPTAALAISSKYNQKQLTNQTMLAEMVQFGKSLYFAEKVLPCTPDSLIMGYTDKEMAGVSFNEGKIWAHFIDKNLLYNTAPFTIQKYIGERPNIPEIDKTCPGRVGAWIGWQIVRKYMADHPNVTLQQLMAEKNAQRILNESRYRPKQNRGRIS from the coding sequence ATGCGGACCTTGTTGGCACTCCTAATGGCCGCCGGATTGGGCCTAACTGCCTGTAGTAAAGGTCAAGAAAATTGTGAGCTGAACCCGGAGGTAGCAAAGGTTTCGGCCCCGGTGGCCCTGGAACGCCTGGAGAAGCCCTTTTTCCAGATCAAGAATCCGGCGGACGCCGAGCGTTTCATACAAGAGCACGGCTTGTTTGCCCGGCAGTTCTTGCAGAGCGGGCAGTACCCAACTAGTGTGCTCAGCACTACCCTGGCCCGCTTGGCTACCAATGCCGGTTTGCAAAAGTTAGGCACCCAGGCCGATACTACCTTCCGCGCAGAACAGTTGCAACAGCAGTTGCAGCCCATGTTTCAGCACATCCGCTATTACTTCCCTAGCTTCCGGGTGCCGCCCGTGAAAACCTTTGTGAGCGGCCTGAGCCAGGACTTGTTTGTCAACGACAGTCTGCTGGTGATTAGCACCGATTTCTTTGTGGGGCCAAAAGCTGCCTACCGCCCCAACGTGCCGGGCTACATTCAGCGGCGCTACACCCCGGAGCACGTGCTACCCACTGCGGCGCTGGCCATCAGCAGCAAGTACAACCAGAAGCAGCTCACCAACCAAACCATGCTGGCCGAGATGGTGCAGTTTGGCAAGTCCTTGTACTTCGCTGAAAAAGTGCTGCCCTGCACCCCCGACTCCCTGATTATGGGCTACACCGACAAGGAAATGGCCGGAGTGAGTTTCAACGAAGGAAAGATCTGGGCTCACTTCATCGACAAAAACCTGCTCTACAACACGGCGCCCTTCACCATTCAGAAGTACATCGGGGAGCGGCCCAATATTCCGGAAATTGACAAGACCTGTCCCGGCAGGGTAGGGGCCTGGATTGGCTGGCAGATTGTGCGCAAATACATGGCCGACCACCCCAACGTTACCCTGCAGCAGCTGATGGCCGAGAAAAACGCCCAGCGCATTCTGAACGAGTCGCGCTACCGCCCCAAGCAGAACCGGGGCCGGATCAGCTAG
- a CDS encoding glycosyltransferase family 4 protein, producing MHIAVFSQYHTNPDCPATSRHYSLLTQIAQQHRVTLITTRTWEPQRLTERFPWLPEGVEMRAAAVPYQNNMGPARRVLSFGQYAAYALREGLRINKPDVIWGISTPLTAAWAAAQVARLRRVPWVFEVQDLWPSFPIAMGAVPSELARRELYKLEGRLYQQARAIMTLSPDMTSYVQQVGTGATSRWAFDPSKVHTVLNGTDLDLAATATDAAVAALRQEQGLEGRQVILYAGTFGRANDIPTLVAAAERLALVCPNVVWLFMGHGYHEPLLRAAAGRCSAIRLVPAQPRHAVFTWFRLADVSVVSFLGLPVLDANSPAKFYDSLAVGTPVIVTNEGWTKSLVEQHKCGWFTPAGNAEKLTERLAEILRNPAQLRTAGAAGQQVAATHFDRQRIGQTIQRILEQAC from the coding sequence ATGCACATTGCCGTCTTCAGCCAGTACCACACCAACCCCGACTGCCCAGCCACCAGCCGGCACTACTCGCTGCTGACTCAAATAGCCCAGCAGCACCGCGTAACGCTTATTACCACCCGTACCTGGGAGCCCCAGCGCCTGACGGAGCGTTTTCCGTGGCTACCGGAAGGAGTAGAAATGCGGGCCGCGGCGGTGCCTTACCAGAACAATATGGGCCCCGCCCGCCGCGTGCTTTCCTTTGGGCAGTACGCTGCCTACGCCCTGCGGGAAGGGTTGCGTATAAACAAGCCCGACGTTATTTGGGGTATTAGCACCCCGCTTACGGCGGCTTGGGCCGCTGCGCAAGTGGCCCGTTTGCGTCGGGTACCGTGGGTGTTTGAGGTGCAGGATTTGTGGCCTTCCTTTCCCATTGCCATGGGCGCGGTGCCCAGCGAGTTGGCCCGGCGGGAGCTGTACAAGCTAGAAGGCAGGCTCTACCAGCAAGCGCGGGCCATTATGACCCTCTCGCCCGACATGACAAGCTATGTGCAACAGGTTGGGACTGGCGCTACCTCTCGTTGGGCTTTCGACCCCAGCAAGGTGCACACGGTTCTGAATGGAACCGACCTAGACTTAGCAGCCACGGCCACCGATGCGGCAGTAGCGGCCTTGCGGCAGGAGCAGGGGCTGGAAGGACGGCAGGTAATTTTGTACGCTGGCACGTTCGGGCGCGCCAATGATATTCCTACGCTGGTTGCGGCCGCCGAACGTCTGGCGCTTGTGTGTCCGAATGTCGTCTGGTTATTCATGGGCCACGGCTACCATGAGCCTTTGCTACGAGCGGCGGCTGGCCGTTGCTCCGCCATTCGGCTGGTGCCGGCCCAGCCCCGTCACGCGGTATTTACCTGGTTTCGGCTGGCAGATGTATCGGTCGTTTCATTTCTCGGGCTGCCAGTGCTCGATGCTAATTCACCTGCCAAGTTCTACGACAGTCTAGCCGTTGGAACTCCAGTTATAGTCACGAATGAAGGGTGGACCAAGAGCTTAGTGGAGCAGCACAAATGCGGTTGGTTCACGCCCGCCGGCAACGCGGAAAAACTCACGGAGCGGCTGGCCGAAATACTGCGTAACCCCGCCCAGCTGCGGACTGCAGGGGCGGCAGGACAACAGGTTGCCGCTACTCATTTTGACCGCCAACGGATAGGCCAGACCATTCAGCGCATTCTTGAACAAGCCTGTTGA
- a CDS encoding alpha/beta hydrolase family protein, whose product MKKTLPALFLLWLLYWLPLTLLAAGDPPTLNGQWKGPLKVPGGQLTLIITLVPLSNGAYYAALDAPQQRISRMPAEVTLKGADITVSIEQAGSKFVGKVKDGGTTFQGTWSQPGLTAPLTLTRLKPATQPVAASKPRLTPPYREEDVKFLNTKADLALAGTLTIPAGPGPFPAVVLLSDNGPQNRDVEQQDYRMFGSLADHLTRRGIAVLRFDDRGVGKSQGNHFTTTTVDLVSDAQAAMVYLRAKPLIDQRYIGLIGHGEGANVALLAAAEQQPATPAFVVALSGYGIPGRDVILRQQVEIMRLIGSNPAQVKAALELHKEMVEIIRQTPNDNQARGKVAATLRFNNTDMDPHMARARAVQLTSPWSRYFLDFDPTRSLAEVKCPVLLLGGSNDLQVDPSQNMGPLKQGLKNAKVKSAKLAGVNHWFQPEMKDWPLVNGEQAPTFSPKTLTTVREWIFENTERPQPLPTSDTKTATTPKPTKRAPKSAQASR is encoded by the coding sequence ATGAAGAAAACCCTACCCGCACTTTTCCTGCTTTGGCTCCTGTATTGGCTACCGCTGACCTTGTTAGCGGCCGGCGACCCGCCTACCCTGAACGGCCAGTGGAAGGGCCCGTTGAAGGTACCGGGCGGTCAGCTGACGCTGATTATCACCCTGGTTCCGTTGTCTAATGGTGCCTACTACGCGGCGCTGGATGCTCCTCAGCAGCGCATCAGCCGCATGCCCGCCGAGGTAACCCTGAAAGGCGCTGACATTACCGTTAGTATTGAGCAGGCTGGTAGCAAGTTTGTGGGCAAAGTGAAGGACGGGGGCACCACATTCCAGGGCACCTGGTCCCAGCCCGGCCTCACGGCTCCGCTCACGCTTACGCGCCTCAAGCCCGCAACTCAGCCCGTGGCCGCCAGCAAGCCCCGCCTAACCCCGCCCTACCGCGAGGAAGACGTTAAGTTTCTGAATACCAAAGCCGACCTGGCCTTAGCTGGCACCCTCACTATTCCGGCCGGTCCTGGTCCTTTCCCGGCCGTGGTGCTGCTCTCCGACAATGGCCCCCAGAACCGCGACGTGGAGCAGCAAGATTACCGCATGTTCGGGTCACTGGCCGACCACCTCACCCGCCGCGGTATTGCCGTGCTGCGCTTCGACGACCGGGGCGTGGGCAAATCTCAGGGCAACCACTTCACTACCACCACCGTGGATCTGGTATCGGATGCCCAGGCCGCCATGGTATACTTGCGGGCCAAACCCCTCATCGACCAGCGCTACATTGGTCTGATTGGTCACGGAGAGGGAGCTAACGTGGCACTTTTGGCTGCCGCGGAGCAGCAGCCCGCTACCCCGGCCTTCGTGGTAGCCTTGTCGGGCTACGGGATTCCGGGCCGCGACGTGATATTGCGGCAACAGGTGGAGATTATGCGCTTGATCGGCTCAAACCCGGCCCAGGTGAAAGCCGCGCTGGAGTTGCACAAAGAGATGGTAGAAATCATCCGACAGACGCCCAACGATAACCAGGCCCGTGGCAAAGTGGCCGCTACCCTGCGCTTCAACAACACCGACATGGACCCCCACATGGCCCGGGCTCGCGCCGTGCAGCTCACCTCGCCCTGGTCGCGCTACTTCCTCGATTTTGACCCGACCCGCAGCTTAGCCGAGGTGAAGTGCCCGGTACTGCTGCTGGGCGGCTCCAACGATTTGCAGGTAGACCCCAGTCAAAACATGGGCCCGCTAAAACAAGGACTGAAGAATGCTAAAGTGAAATCGGCAAAGCTGGCGGGTGTCAACCACTGGTTTCAGCCCGAAATGAAGGACTGGCCCTTAGTCAACGGGGAGCAAGCACCAACCTTCTCGCCGAAAACCCTGACAACGGTTCGGGAATGGATATTCGAAAATACGGAGCGGCCCCAGCCCCTACCCACCTCGGACACCAAAACGGCTACGACCCCCAAACCCACTAAACGCGCCCCGAAATCGGCCCAGGCCAGCCGCTAA
- the nth gene encoding endonuclease III: protein MRKPERYRLFLEYFTTNFPEPKTELVYSNPYELIVAVVLSAQCTDKRVNQIMPALLQQFPTPEQLGAASAEDIFPFIRSVSYPNNKAKHLAGLGRLLVEEFGGEVPSTIEELQRLPGVGRKTANVVVSVIYNQPAMAVDTHVFRVSHRLGLVSRTATTPLAVEKELVRYIPEDFVHKAHHWLILHGRYICVARQPKCGICPLRSWCKYYAEVVSKQEPILQKKPQKGPKTPTSPGTSTT, encoded by the coding sequence ATGCGTAAGCCTGAGCGGTACCGCCTTTTTTTAGAGTATTTCACCACCAATTTTCCGGAGCCGAAAACGGAGCTGGTGTACTCGAACCCCTACGAGCTGATTGTGGCTGTGGTACTAAGCGCCCAGTGCACCGACAAGCGAGTAAACCAGATTATGCCGGCCCTGCTCCAGCAGTTTCCTACTCCTGAGCAGCTAGGCGCCGCTTCTGCCGAGGACATCTTCCCTTTCATTCGTAGCGTTTCCTACCCCAACAACAAGGCCAAGCACTTGGCGGGCCTCGGCCGCTTGCTTGTAGAAGAGTTTGGGGGTGAAGTGCCAAGCACCATTGAAGAATTGCAGCGCCTGCCTGGCGTGGGCCGCAAAACGGCCAATGTAGTAGTCTCGGTTATCTATAACCAGCCGGCTATGGCCGTCGATACGCACGTGTTTCGGGTATCTCACCGGCTAGGCTTGGTGTCCCGCACGGCTACTACGCCCCTAGCGGTGGAAAAAGAGTTAGTGCGCTACATCCCCGAAGACTTTGTGCATAAAGCCCACCATTGGCTTATTCTGCACGGCCGCTACATTTGCGTGGCGCGGCAGCCCAAGTGCGGCATTTGCCCCTTGAGAAGTTGGTGTAAGTATTACGCAGAGGTTGTGTCAAAGCAGGAACCCATCTTGCAAAAAAAGCCTCAAAAAGGCCCTAAAACCCCAACTTCACCGGGTACTAGTACAACATAG
- a CDS encoding copper resistance protein NlpE produces the protein MTFSHSLLVAASGLCLLASCQGREQPFGTGSENAAADKDAGAATLPLAGIYADTMPCNDCQGIATRLTLRPDSLYELQEAYLGRTSPVNYRRGPWRVRGQVVTLEPSGNDPVRRYSVEADQSLRLLDATGKPMQATGQDYTLNRTANSDLSAAGTRREFTGKFTYQSDAASLIECGSDKRYTVAPAGLTADLQRRYTTTRKKDGQAVFVRVLATVQGPQSGAEEALLVEKILEMKPDPICPQEQKQAFQK, from the coding sequence ATGACTTTCTCGCACTCACTTTTAGTTGCTGCCAGCGGCTTGTGCCTGCTGGCTTCCTGCCAGGGCCGGGAGCAACCTTTTGGTACTGGCTCTGAAAACGCAGCCGCTGACAAGGATGCCGGTGCCGCTACCCTCCCCCTGGCCGGCATCTACGCTGATACCATGCCTTGCAACGACTGCCAGGGCATCGCCACTCGCCTTACCCTCCGGCCCGACAGCTTGTACGAGTTGCAAGAAGCCTACCTCGGGCGCACCTCGCCGGTTAATTACCGCCGGGGCCCGTGGCGGGTCCGGGGGCAAGTGGTTACCCTGGAGCCCAGTGGCAACGACCCCGTACGCCGCTACTCCGTGGAAGCGGACCAGTCGTTGCGCTTGCTGGATGCCACGGGTAAGCCCATGCAGGCAACCGGCCAGGACTACACCCTGAACCGTACGGCTAACAGCGACCTGAGCGCCGCTGGCACCCGCCGGGAGTTCACCGGTAAGTTTACCTACCAATCTGATGCTGCCAGCCTAATCGAATGCGGTTCCGATAAGCGGTACACAGTAGCGCCAGCTGGGCTTACCGCTGATCTGCAACGCCGCTATACCACTACCCGAAAAAAAGACGGCCAAGCCGTTTTCGTGCGGGTGCTGGCTACAGTACAAGGCCCACAATCGGGGGCTGAGGAGGCCTTGTTAGTAGAGAAAATCCTGGAAATGAAGCCGGATCCTATCTGCCCCCAAGAGCAGAAGCAGGCCTTCCAGAAGTAA
- a CDS encoding DUF6799 domain-containing protein — translation MLLRSLVLAALLSGGSAFSAVAQTTKSAATAATLKDGAFARNGKMYRLQAGKVTPLTSPLRVGNGLTLQPDGTLLGKNGSRRRLTDGKAVNMQGDVVLYRDDMMTAAAIERHDELTTGSKPTVVEIPATANVTALIPELQRTGQRLEQLRQLTDLLAERATGAATGTKATAASEQQIQQLSQQLQP, via the coding sequence ATGCTACTTCGCTCTCTCGTGCTGGCTGCCCTGTTGTCAGGGGGCAGTGCTTTTTCTGCTGTTGCTCAAACTACTAAATCGGCGGCTACGGCGGCCACACTCAAAGACGGGGCCTTTGCCCGGAATGGCAAGATGTACCGCCTGCAGGCGGGGAAAGTCACGCCTCTAACTAGCCCCTTACGCGTTGGTAATGGCCTAACGCTGCAACCCGATGGCACCCTGCTCGGCAAAAACGGTTCCCGGCGCCGCCTAACCGATGGTAAAGCCGTGAACATGCAGGGTGACGTGGTGCTTTACCGCGACGACATGATGACGGCCGCGGCCATTGAGCGCCACGATGAGCTGACCACCGGCTCGAAACCTACCGTAGTAGAAATTCCTGCTACCGCCAACGTAACGGCCCTAATCCCGGAGTTGCAACGCACCGGCCAGCGCCTAGAGCAGCTTCGGCAGCTTACTGATTTGCTGGCGGAGCGAGCTACGGGCGCCGCAACAGGCACCAAAGCCACGGCCGCTTCTGAGCAGCAGATTCAACAGCTCAGTCAGCAGCTTCAACCGTAG
- a CDS encoding RNA polymerase sigma factor, with amino-acid sequence METMQPSDSALISLYIAGQEEAFTQLLERHKARVFTTIMLIVRDEDVAEDLLQDTFIKAIHTMKGGRYNEEGKFSSWICRIAHNLAIDCFRREKRSPLLNLDTTSHAFNSLSLAEEGAEAALTREETHARLRELIQELPAAQKEVLIMRHYGDMSFQEIADATGVSINTALGRMRYALINLRKKMAAQPVFYDQNVYPREAAPVRVQRIAG; translated from the coding sequence ATGGAAACCATGCAGCCGAGCGACTCCGCTCTTATTTCGCTTTATATTGCCGGCCAGGAAGAAGCCTTCACTCAATTGCTTGAGCGGCACAAAGCCCGCGTATTTACTACTATTATGCTGATCGTGCGCGACGAAGACGTTGCCGAAGATCTGCTGCAGGATACCTTTATCAAGGCCATTCACACCATGAAGGGTGGCCGCTATAATGAGGAAGGAAAATTCTCGTCCTGGATTTGCCGCATTGCCCATAATTTGGCCATTGACTGCTTCCGTCGGGAAAAACGCAGCCCTTTGTTGAACCTTGATACAACAAGTCATGCGTTCAACTCGTTGTCGTTGGCAGAAGAGGGTGCTGAGGCTGCGCTTACCCGGGAAGAAACCCACGCGCGGCTTCGGGAGCTGATTCAGGAGCTGCCCGCGGCGCAGAAAGAAGTCCTGATCATGCGCCACTACGGTGACATGAGCTTTCAGGAAATTGCCGATGCAACGGGGGTCAGCATTAACACAGCGCTGGGGCGTATGCGTTACGCGCTGATTAACCTGCGGAAAAAAATGGCCGCACAACCCGTTTTCTATGATCAAAACGTTTACCCACGAGAAGCTGCTCCGGTACGTGTACAACGAATTGCCGGCTAA